Proteins from a genomic interval of Quercus lobata isolate SW786 chromosome 11, ValleyOak3.0 Primary Assembly, whole genome shotgun sequence:
- the LOC115967122 gene encoding plectin-like — protein MGKQKNQFRCLVESEEDRRYTKPNLKLVNKANLDKLLKAEIYVNEADASVSAGTSSSLPTLREKEIKGRKEEEKEEKDEEEVVEIIQNTFKLDEMLNACSDQLDDERRRRTTAVQTLSKFEQDLADVRKKLQVEEQARKSAESALEGYQKQAEDQGNRLREANAELKKAQEQVLVLRKHLEETQKLRERAKKSRERAKKAKINAKRAMNEAEQRGYEVGIAETEKALRAEVLTVCRIYYAKTWNEALNRAWVEASFELLKPENVFYPEAIWPSVLLPHQANAPSSVINLNEEVSPHSFPPLGQPESTKEGLTPPGASPDKTTTVSKAETASQGFQ, from the exons atggggaaacaaaaGAATCAATTTCGATGTCTAGTTGAATCCGAGGAAg atagacgctacacaaAGCCCAATCTTAAGTTAGTAAATAAGGCGAACTTGGATAAGTTACTGAAAGCCGAGATATACGTGAACGAAGCTGATG CCAGCGTCTCGGCAGGAACTTCTTCATCCCTACCTACCCTCagggaaaaggaaataaaagggagaaaagaagaGGAGAAAGAGGAGAAAGACGAGGAAGAGGTTGTAGAG atcatccaaaatactttcaagctagatgaAATGCTCAACGCCTGTTCCGATCAGCTAGACGATGAAAGGAGAAGACGAACAACGGCTgtacagaccttgtccaaatTTGAACAGGACTTGGCCGACGTAAGGAAAAAGTTACAGGTCGAAGAGCAAGCTCGCAAGAGCGCCGAGTCGGCATTAGAAGGCTACCAAAAGCAGGCTGAGGACCAAGGGAACCGTCTGCGTGAGGCGAATGCCGAACTAAAGAAGGCTCAAGAACAAGTCCTAGTTCTTAGGAAGCATTTGGAGGAAACTCAAAAGCTAAGGGAGCGAGCTAAAAAGTCCAGGGAGCGAGccaagaaagcaaaaatcaatGCCAAACGGGCAATGAACGAAGCTGAGCAGAGAGGCTACGAGGTTGgtatagctgaaactgagaaggcTTTGAGAGCCGAGGTTCTGACGGTGTGCCGTATCTACTACGCAAAAACTTGGAATGAGGCCCTTAACCGTGCTTGGGTTGAAGCTTCATTTGAGTTACTtaagccagagaacgtattCTATCCCGAGGCGATCTGGCCCTCAGTTCTTCTACCCCATCAGGCTAATGCTCCTTCTTCAGTCATTAACCTCAACGAGGAGGTTTCGCCTCACAGTTTTCCTCCCCTTGGCCAGCCGGAATCAACTAAAGAGGGACTTAcccctccaggagcttcccccGACAAGACCACTACCGTTTCGAAGGCAGAGACGGCCTCCCAAGGTTTTCAATAG
- the LOC115968060 gene encoding acetylserotonin O-methyltransferase-like: protein MVKGSQWYLYSYFAKALSFYIYVTLEPVSSINTTIRKRLLKLREMEKTQREEKWNEEEQAEVDIWKYIFGFTEMAVVKCAIDLGIADAIESHGSPMTLSELSSTLGCAPSPLFRIMRFLMYRGIFKGKLTRQGSPGYAQTPLSRRLMKHGEHSMAALILLESSPVMLTPWLSLSARVLANGTSSFEVAHGEDIWNYSASNPAHGQLINEAMACDARVIVPAMIHGCPEVFDGLSSLVDVGGGNGKTLKVLVKAFPWLRGINFDQPHVVSIAGVISGVENVGGDMFESVPKADAAFLKWVLHDWGDNECIQILKKCREAVMENKGKVIIVDAVIEEAEKDKLTDVKLALDMAMMAHTNSGKERTLKEWGFVLGEAGFSRYTVKTIHAVQSVIEAFP from the exons atggtGAAAGGATCTCAGTGGTATCTTTATTCCTATTTTGCAAAGgctctttctttttatatatatgtgacCCTTGAACCTGTCTCAAGTATCAACACAACCATAAGGAAAAGATTGCTCAAACTGAGAGAAATggaaaaaacacaaagagaggaaaaatgGAACGAGGAAGAACAAGCAGAAGTGGATATCTGGAAATACATATTTGGGTTCACAGAAATGGCTGTAGTCAAGTGTGCCATTGATCTTGGGATAGCTGATGCCATTGAAAGCCATGGAAGCCCCATGACACTCTCTGAGTTGTCATCAACTCTAGGATGTGCTCCTTCCCCTCTTTTCCGCATTATGAGGTTCCTAATGTACCGAGGAATATTCAAGGGGAAACTCACTCGCCAAGGCTCCCCAGGTTATGCACAAACACCTCTATCTCGTCGTTTGATGAAACATGGAGAACATAGCATGGCTGCTTTGATTTTGCTAGAGAGTAGCCCAGTGATGCTGACACCATGGCTTAGTCTAAGTGCACGTGTTCTAGCCAATGGTACTTCGTCATTTGAGGTGGCACATGGTGAAGATATATGGAACTATTCAGCTTCAAATCCTGCTCACGGCCAACTCATCAATGAAGCAATGGCTTGTGATGCTAGGGTGATAGTGCCAGCAATGATTCACGGCTGCCCTGAGGTGTTTGATGGGCTTAGCAGTTTGGTCGACGTGGGTGGGGGCAATGGAAAAACTTTGAAGGTGTTGGTTAAGGCATTTCCATGGCTTCGAGGCATCAACTTTGATCAACCTCATGTTGTTTCTATTGCAGGAGTGATTAGTGGAGTTGAAAATGTTGGGGGTGACATGTTTGAAAGTGTTCCAAAGGCTGATGCAGCTTTCCTGAAG TGGGTCCTGCATGATTGGGGAGACAATGAGTGCATCCAAATCCTTAAAAAATGCAGAGAAGCTGTTATGGAGAATAAAGGAAAGGTAATAATTGTTGATGCAGTGATTGAAGAAGCAGAAAAAGATAAGCTAACCGATGTGAAGCTAGCACTAGACATGGCGATGATGGCTCATACTAATAGCGGCAAAGAGAGGACGTTGAAAGAATGGGGATTTGTTCTTGGGGAGGCTGGATTCAGTAGATACACGGTGAAAACCATTCATGCTGTGCAATCAGTAATTGAGGCATTTCCATAA
- the LOC115968064 gene encoding acetylserotonin O-methyltransferase-like: protein MEETQREFHHEEDEEHADINIWKYILGFSEMAVVKCAIDLRIADAIESHGSPIALSDLSSTLGCAPSPLYRIMRFLMHRGIFKEKLTTQGSPGYAQTPLSRRLMIEKAHGEDLWSYTAANPDHSQLFNEAMACDARLVVPAMSQGCPGLFDGLSSLVDVGGGNGTTIKLLVKACPWLQGINFDLPHVVSVAAEISGVEHVGGDMFESVPKADAAFILWVLHDWADKECIQILKKCKEAIPEDKGKVIIVDAVIQEQEEMDKLTDARLMLDMVIMAHTTTGKERTLKEWGFILGEAGFSRYTVKSIRALQSVIEAFP from the exons atggaaGAAACACAAAGAGAGTTTCACCAtgaagaagacgaagaacatGCAGACATAAATATCTGGAAGTACATATTGGGCTTTTCAGAAATGGCTGTAGTCAAGTGTGCCATTGATCTTAGGATAGCTGATGCCATTGAAAGCCATGGAAGCCCCATTGCACTCTCGGACTTGTCTTCAACTCTAGGATGTGCTCCTTCCCCACTCTATCGCATTATGAGGTTCCTAATGCACCGTGGAATATTCAAAGAGAAACTCACTACCCAAGGCTCCCCAG GTTATGCACAAACGCCTCTATCTCGGCGTTTGATGA TTGAGAAGGCTCATGGTGAAGATTTATGGAGCTATACAGCAGCAAATCCTGATCATAGCCAGCTCTTCAATGAAGCAATGGCTTGTGATGCAAGGCTGGTGGTGCCAGCGATGAGTCAAGGTTGTCCAGGATTATTTGATGGGCTTAGCAGTTTGGTAGATGTGGGTGGAGGCAATGGAACCACTATAAAGTTGTTGGTTAAGGCATGTCCATGGCTTCAAGGCATCAACTTTGATCTTCCTCATGTTGTCTCTGTTGCTGCAGAGATCAGCGGAGTTGAACATGTTGGGGGTGATATGTTTGAAAGTGTTCCAAAGGCCGATGCTGCTTTCATATTG TGGGTTCTGCATGATTGGGCAGACAAAGAGTGCATCCAAATCCTTAAAAAATGCAAAGAAGCAATTCCAGAGGACAAGGGAAAGGTAATAATTGTTGATGCTGTGATCCAAGAACAAGAGGAAATGGACAAGCTAACTGATGCAAGGTTGATGCTAGACATGGTGATAATGGCCCATACAACTACGGGCAAAGAGAGGACCTTGAAAGAGTGGGGATTTATTCTTGGAGAAGCTGGATTTAGTAGATACACAGTGAAATCAATTCGTGCTTTGCAATCTGTAATTGAGGCATTTCCATAA